The genome window GAGCCCGCCCCTACAAAGATCAGGGCTGGAGACGAAGGACTAAACTTTTGAGAATTCCAGGTTCATCTAGTAGCATGTGAATGTTCATATGTTTGTGGTGGGGAAAggtccttgacttttttttttttagttctaccacttattgctaccaacccatctccctccaccctcgtgcacacaggctcagtcatgtaatcccatggacttcggcccgacaggctcctctgtccatggacttttccaggcaagaatactggagtgggttgccatttcctcctccaggtcctTGACTTTTGAATCAGGACATCTCCTTGTTCTAAAGCTGGCCCCCAGTATGTCACCAGCACTCCTTTGCTAGGGACATAAATCACACCCACATGGAGCAGGGAGAGCCCGCGGTGGGAGACCTGAGCTCTGAGAAGGAAGCAGCCAGGGTGAGAAGGAGCAATTCTGGGAGGCTTCGTGGAGGAGGCAGATGCTAGACTCTGGAAAGGCTCAGGAGGCTGAGGCTCCTGCAACTCATTCGCAGCCTTTTCTCCTCCCTTTGTTCATGATGCCTTATTAATACTAGTATTGATGACACTAATCCTTCTCTGCCAGGTGTTTTATGTTCATGATCTTTATTATCCACCACAGTTTCCCTGGGTTGGTGTTATTAACCCCATTGTATTGATGGGACAGTTAAGACTCAGTAAATTAAGTGGATGAGTGAAAAGTCAAACCAACCCTGAGGCCATGTCCCAGGCTTCGTCCTCTGCGACATGTAGGAAAATCTTGGTCATCTTTCCAAGCGGGATGGTCTGTGAGACTGGGAGTCACAGAGGTCTGAATCCAAACCCTGAGTAGACTACTTACCATCTGCCTGCTTCTAGGTCAGTTATTTGACCTTCAAGCAGTCttttgtggacttccctggaggtccaatggttgAAAATGCACACCTCCACTGTaggggggcacgggtttgatccctggtcagagcaccacatgctgcatggtacagccaaaaaaaaaaaaagaaaacttttgtgAGCACCCCCTACCTCTAGATCCCTACAAGTTTCTCTAGTGCCTTCCCTGAACCCTGAGGCATTTCTTTAGCTTGGCTGCACTTAACTTATGCTGGGAATTTATTTGTAGGTTTTAACTTTTgagattctgtttatatgaaaagACAGCCACCCATTCAAAAATAGCATTTTTGTTATATATTAAATGAGTCATCTTTACTGCAACAAATAAGTCTGTGGAAAATCAGGActattctgaaaaatacaggacaAATGTTTGCAGTACTCACAtgacttatttttgctttttttaaattataaaataatacagaCATACACTTTAAATGGGCGAATTGTATGGTACATGAATTATGTCTAAACAAAGCTGTTAAAAATGCTACAGacttaacagaaaagaaaaaaaccccaaaactgaaAGGAATACAACAAGCACCCCAGCATAGGCCACTCAGATTAGCAAATGGTTAAAATGTTGCCACATTTGAatcaaatatcttttaaaagaaacaaaaaggtgCAGAGCATTTGAGGTCCCTTTGATCTCATTTCATATCctacctccttccttccctccccagaggGAACCTCTCTCCTGAGGCGGCACAACAAGGTACTATAAGTATTTGTTTTCATCTGTGGTCTTTCTCATGGGATTGAAATCATCGAGAGCAAGGACAATATTTTAATTGATTGTTGTGTCCCTAGTGCTTGGCACAGAGATTCAGATGTGACAGATAGGTGATGGAAGGATGCATAGATGAACGGAAGGAAGGGAAGATGGatcaatggatggatggatggatacatagagattgaaagcagaaagaagagaTGTAGGAAGACGGATGATGGTagaaaggatggagggaaggaaggtggTTAGGTAGGTAAATACAAGGAGagaaggatggatgggtgggtaggaTAGATTGATGGTTGGTGGAAGGACTGATGGAAGAGAACCCCAGATGGAAGGATATGAGATGAGGACCTGGGAGGGTATGGACAGTTCTAGGCCCCCTACAAGTGTGTGCTCTCTTGCAGGCGTGGGCAGCACACCCTTCCCCTCTCTGGCCCCACCAATCACACTGCTGGTGGATGGGAAGCAGCAGACGCTGGTGGTCTGCCTGGTCCTCGACATTGCACCCCCTGGCTTTGAGTGTCCCATCTGGTTCTCAGCTGGCAATGGCAGCTCACTGGATGCCTTCACCTATGGCCCTTCCCCGGCGGAGGATGGCACCTGGACTCGCTTGGCTCAGCTCTCCCTGCACTCGGAGGAGCTGGCAGCCTGGGACACCTTGGTCTGCCACACGGGGCCTGGAGCTGGGGACCACAGCCAGAGCACACAGCCCCTACGGCTGTCAGGTGGGGACGGGGCCTGGGCCCCCGGGGCTGCTCCCCGCCCCCTCTCACACACTCTGGAATCAGGATGTGGTGGGAGGGAGCACAGGCTCCAAACCAAACATCTAGGTGAGCTGATGCCTGGGTTCAGAGCAGGGTGGGCTCAGAGCTCCCGGGATTTGCAACTGTGATATCTCATTCAGATCCAAGATCTGATGTATGACTTCTGAGAGGTAATAATGGCTCCTCCATCCTGAGGTCAATACCTTTCTGTGTATGCTATGCTGTGCtgagtcattcagctgtgtctgactctttgtgaccccatggactgtaacctgccacgctcctctgtccatgggattctccaggcaagaatactggagtaggttgccatgccctcctccaggggatcttccaaacccagggatcgaacccaggtctcccacattgtaggcagatttttctttaccatctgagccaccagggaagctcctctctATGTATACTCAGGGTTAATATCTATATCACCCTAACTATGACACCCTACATATAGAACAAAACAATAATTAAATAGTCAATTGCTACCACTTATTTATCATttgctctgtgtcaggcactgttgtaAATACTTTACGTTTAGGTCATATTACAAGTAGGTCATGttattcttctcattttataggcacagagaggtcaagtaacaTGTCCAAAGGCAGCTGTTATTATTACTGACTAGATGACTTACTTCCTTTTTTAGGATTATGTTAGTTTTCTCATCCTCCAGATGggaacatttgttgaataaaggtCCTGCCTTCCAAAGAAGACTGCTAAGAAAACTGATTCCTTGTCTAAACGTGCTGAGGCATCTCTTGGGGCAGAGAACAGGGAACAGCTAGGAGACAAGGAAATCTGGGCCCCTGACAGGACTTGCCACAGATGGGCTCAGGGTTCCCACTGCTGGTTCATCTGTCCATTTATCCAGAAGAGCTGCCCTGAGCAGGGCTGGGGCATAGCACTGGGGTGGAGAGCACAACCCATCCCAAAGACTCACTCCCTTTTCCTTGGCTGCCAGGAGACGCTTCCTCGGCCAGGACCTGCCTCTGGGAGCCTCTCGGGGGTGAGTACCGGGAACCAGGACCTCAGCCCCCGCTGGGCTCTGGGCTGATGTGCCCCCTTGGGGGAGCGGTGCAGGTTGGTGGGTATCCCCTGAACAGGTTGCCTCCCTGGTTGGGGCACTGGCTAACCTGGGCCTCTGTCTACTCCTGGGTCAGAAGGAGGTAGATCCTCTGACCCCAGCATCCTTTCTGGACACCAGGTTGAGAAGCGCCGGTGAGAGCTGGCAAAAGGGTCCTTGGGCAGCCCAGAGGGTTGGCCTCAGTATGAGGGTCTTGGGACACTCTTGGGAGTCCAGGGAGCCTCAGGAGACTGGACACCTGCTGGACATAGAGTGGTGTTCACAGCCAGGCTCTGCTTCCTGCCTGGCCTACATCCCCGTGGTTGTCGGGGGATGAAATAACATGAAGGCTCGGAAGGTGTCTATTATTATTACCAGCAGTCAGAGCTGAGGTTAGACACCAGGAAGGCCGTCCCCTGGTTCCCCTCCTCTGGGGAACGTTCTGTCGCAGGTGGGGCCGCGCCAGCCTCCAGGCCGCTCACCGGCTCCTCCTCTCCCGCAGGGACGCCGGCCCTGGTGCTGCGACTCGGGGCGCTGCGGCTGCTGCTCTTCAAGCTGCTGCTGTTGGACGTGCTGCTGACCTGCAGCCGCTTCCGCGCCCCTCCCGCCGCGCGGGAGGACCCGGCCGGGGCGTCTGGCCCTGGGGCCCCCGGTCTCCCCGCGCCCTCCGAGGTCCCCCAGGCGGATAGCCGCCTCCTCTCGCAGCCTCCGCCGCCCCAAGGATCGTCCGCAGGCCCCGCCGACCGGATTCGCCGCAGTCATGGGGGGACCACAGGCCGAGGTCTCAGCGTGTCCGCCTCGCCGGCGCTGGAGCCCCGGgaccgccgccgctgccgccgggTTTACACCCGCCGTCCGGGTCGGGATCCCAGGAACCCAGTCTGGGAGGAGGGGCCGCCGGTTCTCAGGGCCTGGAGCTCAGGAcccgccttcagtcttcccaCCTCAAGCCTTGGAGCATTTCTCTATACTCTGCCTCCTCCAGCTGACCCGAGCTTCCCCGGGGGTTAGGCTCCGTCTCCTCCTCAGACTGAGGTTCTTTCTCAGCTAAAAAAAAGCTTTGTCTCTCCCATTAGATTGGAAGCCCCTTGAGGGTGGTAATCCACCCAGGCACCAGGACATCTGAGGTGCAGATAGTTGACAACAATTAAAGGAGAACTTATATaacacaagcaaacaaaaagtctTTTAATTAATGTCTGCTCTGGGAGAAGGGTATTTGGCACATTTAGAGGAGGCAGAAATCTGGGAAGGCTGCCTGAGGGTGACAGCCTggaaggtggggctgggggttggggaggatgcggtcccacctctgtctcctttccCCATCATTGGGCACTGGGCAGGCCCCCTCTGTGTCCTCACAGTTGCCCAAACTTTCTGAGAGGTCAGGGGGAGGGGCCCGGGAACCCAGGAAGAGGGTGTGCTGGGCCTGATGTGAAGGCTTGTATAGACTCGAGGGAAACGATCAGGGCCAGGATTCCAGAGTAATAGGATCATATCCAAGGGCAAGAGCACAGACAGTAATTCCAAGGGTATACATCATTAATCAATTAAGATCATTATTCACTtgacaaatattcactgagcatcAACTCTGAGCCAGGCACTagagaggtttttgttttgtttcttcaacAGGGTTCTTGCACTGATAGAATGAGGCTCCCACAATGGAGTGTAACCTGTGTGTCCCCTGTTTATCCAGTGCTGGCAGGAAACCCAGGGTTTTCTTTCCAGTCATCACCCCAAGAATCTGGATGCTTACAAGTGAATCCAGATGTCCCCCAGGGCAGCACAGGACAATTACCTGGATTAATGGCCCTACTGTAGTTTTCCTTCTCCCAAAGAGGCAGTGGCGAACTCCATTCTAACActgccccaccaccccccacccccacacaagGTGTCAATGACACTCCCAGCTTCCCAGAGCCTCTAAGCCCTCTCAGCTGCTGTACCATGAAAACCCTCACCTCTCCTCCACTGGTTGTCTCTCACCAGCCTGTAAGGAGGTTCTCCCACCTCTGTTttggattctccaagaaagaggACACAGCTTCTGGAGGTCAATCTGTCCACCAGCCCCACAGGGTCTGCTCCTTCCTTAACACACAGAGGAAGGGGTcggctgggtgggggcaggggcaaaCGCAGACTTTCTACAGTCACTGTCCCTTCCCAGCTCTCAGCCCACGtgttgaacccagatctcccaccaAACTAATTTATGTCTCAGTGTGCTCTCAGAGGCCCTTTTGTTTATTCTGGAAGCAAACCTCCCTGAGCTTCAGTGCTTCTCCCCGTCTTGCCCGCCTTCCCCCAATCCTTCCCTGCCCCAGACTCTGAATCCCCACTGTGGCTGGCTTAACATCATTTCCCAGGAGGGCTCCTGGCCAGACTTTGAGCCTCCCCAAGTCTTCTGAAGCCTAGAGAGCATGGAGGACCTCAGGACAGTGATCTGATCCTCTACATTGTGGAATTCTACACACCACAGCTCCTGCTATCCAAGAGTGCCCTGTCAGCCACGGAATTGTTAGGAGCAAGAAGCTAAGATCAGAAAATGACAAGTCAATAGACTTGAGCATCTGTCCTTTAAAGTCTTTATAAAATGCCATAAATATCCAACCTCCAGGAAGGAAACAGGAGGCACTGGAAACAGGGATTTATGGGCAAAAATGGAATTGGCAGGCAACCTCTCAGAGAAGCAGCcttgctctgtgtgtgtccatAGACCATTGGGCTCAGGGGCAGCATGAAGCCATCCCCCAAAACCCAGAGAGTCCTCTTCCCGATGACACAGCATAAGGAGGCTTCACCCAGCAACTCCTTGTGCCAAGCGCCCTGGTGCCGGGGATGTGGCCGGGAAATCAATCGCTTGTTAGTCAAGTCCCTGCCTGTGGGAGCTCAgaatccaaagaaataaataataggcCAGAAAAGGAAGCGAGATCACACACTAATATGAAAGTTAATGCATGAACTTTTTACAATCCTCTCGATAAGCTTTAATTCCATCAACCCGTTCGAGCTTCCCAGGAACAGGTAAGTCTTGAAGGGCAGCTAGGAGGATCACTTTGTTGTCAGataaaaactgaggctcagagaggaaatgATTTATTCTAGTTACCACCAGGATAAACTTGGGGTTTTATGAGACAGGcgtgtgcatactcagttgtgtccgcgaCCCTACGGCGtttagcctgccaggtccctctgttcaagggattctgcaggaaagagtagtggagtgggctgccatttcctcctcctcaagggtatcttccccacccagggatcgaatctgtgtctcctgcgcctcctgcattgcaggcggattctttaccgtttgagctgtCGTGGAAGCCCAGGGTTACTGGGCACAAAGAAAGCTGCTTGAAGGCAGGGGACTCGGAATCGTCCAGGTCTCATCCACAGCACCTACTAGAGTGACAGtaacaacaaaagcaataataataacaagacATAGGGCTGGCTGCCTTATGATCCTAGGGGTAAGTAGCGTGCAAGAAGGCGGAGAAGGCAGTGAAAACTGTCTCTCTCAAACCTTTCAGGACCAGAGCGTTGCTCCCTCTCCCCTAATCCTGGTCCCCGAGTCCCTCCCAGAGCCTCCGTTAGGAGGTGGGAAAAGATGTTGCCATAGGTCACCGAGGACACCATCCGTTCCCTCATTGGCCGAGGCCGAAAAAAGATCGTCCTCCCATTCGCTAGAAGGCAAACCCCGAAAAACCCATTGGCTGCCGAGTCCGCGGGCCTCCGTCGTTCTGGGGGCGGGCCGAGGTAGCTGGACTGGGAGCgggtgtgttggggggtggggggggctcgCCGTTGCCCCGGTTACGCCGAGGCACGTGTGCAGTCCCGGAAGCGGCTCCGGGAAGCTGCCCAGCGCGCGCAGCCGGAGGAAGCGCAGCCTCGGTCCGGTCGGGTCGGGTCCGGCTGGGCCATGGAGCCGTTACCTGAGCCCGCGTCCGGGCCCCGACCCAGGCCCCACCGTCTTCTGCTTCTTTCCctgctattgctgctgctgctgctactgccgGCCCCGGAGCTGGGCCCCAGGCAGGCCCGAGCCGAGGACACCGACTGGGTTCGACTGCCCAGCAAATGCGAAGGTGAGGGGGCGGGGCCCGTGGGGAGTATCCTGCTGCGGGGCGGGGCTTGCGGagaagggttgggggagggaccGTCCCGGGCTCTGAGCGGGTCTCCACTCCAGGAgcctcctctgtgcctggcactgtgctggACGCTGGGAACGCAGGGGCGACCGAGAGATCAGGTCTCGGTGCACCTGGAGCTCAGAAATCGGTGAAAACAAGCAGTCATAGTGGGGGTGGTAGGTGCCATGAGAGAGGAGGCGCCGGGCTTTGGGGGCTGGGTGAGGAGCATCTAAATCTAGACCCTAGATGCGGGGAAAGACTTCCTCCTGGAAGCCCTGAGTGGTTAGGAGTTAGTCGAGTGAAGAGAAGCGAAGTCACAGATGCAGAGGCCTACAGGCAAAGGACAAATTTGAGGAACTGAGAAGATTCACATGACCGGTCTTGGGGGAAGAACTTGAGACGCTCCCCTTGTGCCCTGACCACAGCCGGCTGTGTGTCACCGGCCGTCTCCTCCACTAGCCGTGAGCTCCTCCAGGGCAAGGGGCCTTGTCTCAGGTAGCTGTTCACACACAGGCATGAGTGAACGTGGGTGAAGCTGGGGgtgctgtgggtgtgtgtggaggaaggaagagggtcTGAGACCTAAGGGGTCACTTTAGGAGAAAAAGAACCTGGGGGAACTTGGTGAGAGAGGGAGATTTTAGGGATATGGGAAGAGAgtgaatcccaaagacagagaggTGGAAGTGTGGcacttgtgtgtgtgagagagaaacagagatacggagggagagagatggggagagagagaagcgtGCCAGCACACACACCAGCCAAGggcctgcctttttttttctcctctccttttctcagttTTGTCCTCAGACCGTTACACGCACTCCTACGTTCTGTCCTCACCTCTCTTaaccccagcccctcacccctgAAAGCTGGCTATAAACCAGTTGCATCCTAATTCAAAGCCTGTAGCCAGCCAGATATTTCCTGAGTGCTGGGAAGTGTGGGTGGTTTGGGAGGCATAATCCTTCCATTTGAGAGATTAAAGGTGATCTTCAGAGATGAGCTGACCTCACTGGTCAGCCTTCCAGTATGG of Cervus canadensis isolate Bull #8, Minnesota chromosome 28, ASM1932006v1, whole genome shotgun sequence contains these proteins:
- the PTCRA gene encoding pre T-cell antigen receptor alpha, which gives rise to MAESWLLLFLALGCPALPTEGTSLLRPPTSVCSLAGVGSTPFPSLAPPITLLVDGKQQTLVVCLVLDIAPPGFECPIWFSAGNGSSLDAFTYGPSPAEDGTWTRLAQLSLHSEELAAWDTLVCHTGPGAGDHSQSTQPLRLSGDASSARTCLWEPLGGTPALVLRLGALRLLLFKLLLLDVLLTCSRFRAPPAAREDPAGASGPGAPGLPAPSEVPQADSRLLSQPPPPQGSSAGPADRIRRSHGGTTGRGLSVSASPALEPRDRRRCRRVYTRRPGRDPRNPVWEEGPPVLRAWSSGPAFSLPTSSLGAFLYTLPPPADPSFPGG